The genomic DNA CGATAATACTCGCAGGACTGGCGCCTTTTTCTATCAGGCGAGCGAGGCGGGCGGTGAGAGTTTTAGTTTTTCCGGAACCGGCTCCCGCGGCAATTAAAATTGGGCCGTTTTCGTGCTCAACTGCTTCTTTTTGGCTTGGATTTAGGTCCTGGAAATTGGCCGTCATTTGTGATATTATACCTGTATTAGCAAGATAAGAACAATCTTTAATAAGCTTCCTCTGACAACCGTTATCCCGGTTGTTTTGGTTATTATGGGCATCGGGCTCAACTTTTTGGTTTTGGTCAGAAACAACAGGGTTGCCGATGCCAGCGGTCCGGTTCTGGCGTTGCTGACTAGCTCTGTTGGGGCAGAAATAGACTCTCTGTCCTCTGACCAGGTTTTTGGCGACAATTTCGAGGTGGCCAGCGATCAGAATGCAACGGCCGGGTTTATCGTGGTTGATGGTGACTCGGTGTTGAATGCCGGGAATCCCTTAAGCACTATTTTGGCGACTCGCGACGGCTTACTTTCTTACAAAGTACAAAAAGGCGATAGTCTTTCTAAAATTGCTTCCAGTTTCGGAATTTCTTTGAATACTATTTTTTGGGCCAATAGCAGTTTGGGTAATAATATCCGTCCCGGTCAAGAATTAGTAATTTTGCCGGTGTCCGGAGTTCTGCATCAAATCGAAGAAGGCGAGACTGTAGATTCGGTGGCAGAATTTTATGCCGTTTCTCCTTCCAAAATTTTACAGTACAACAAACAGGCGGCGAATGGTTTAAGAATTGGAAGCACGCTTGTAATCCCGGATGCAAAACCAAAAAAGACTTTCGCGAGCGCCACATTGGCGGATTTACCTAATTATCCAGGCTACTTTATTTTACCGACCACAGGTTGGAATTGGAGTAAGCTTCATTATTTTAACGGTGTAGATATTGCTAATGCTTGCGGCACGCCAATTTATTCTTCTGCAGAGGGTTTGGTTATTAAACAAAATGAAAGCGGATGGAATGATGGTTACGGCGGATTCGTAGAGATTGAGCATCCCAACGGAGCTATTACAAAATATGCGCATACGCAAAAGAATTTGGTGGCAGTCGGAGATTATGTATTGCAGGGAGATATTATTGGCCGCATCGGTAACACGGGTAATGTGCACGGCCCGACGGGGTGCCATCTGCACTTCGAGATACATGGGGCAAGGAACCCGTTCGCTAAATAAAGCCCCCCGCTGAGCGGGGGGTTTGTTTGTGAATCAGACCGAGTCCTGATCGAGCATGGTGAGGAGTGAATCCTCATGCCTCTCGATGCAGGTCTCTACTCGGCTGAGAGCGCCGCGAAAGGTGTTCATGTAGCCACGGTAGCGGCTGTTTTGTTCACCAGTTGGGGCGGGCAGTCTTCGAACTGACCAAGGAATTCCACTACCTCTTCGGCGACGGTGATGAACTTCTCACGGAGAGCAATACGCTCTTTGCGGCTCATCTCGGAACTGCGCAACTTCTTACGGAGCAGCTTCGAGGTTTCCGTGACCGCATCCGCGATCCCAGCCAGCCAGCTCTGGATGGTCGTGCGCAGGTCTCCTGCCGACTTCATCTGCGAATCATTTCCTCCGAAGAGCTTCGCGTAGAGCCAAAGCACTCCATAGA from bacterium includes the following:
- a CDS encoding peptidoglycan DD-metalloendopeptidase family protein, with the protein product MGIGLNFLVLVRNNRVADASGPVLALLTSSVGAEIDSLSSDQVFGDNFEVASDQNATAGFIVVDGDSVLNAGNPLSTILATRDGLLSYKVQKGDSLSKIASSFGISLNTIFWANSSLGNNIRPGQELVILPVSGVLHQIEEGETVDSVAEFYAVSPSKILQYNKQAANGLRIGSTLVIPDAKPKKTFASATLADLPNYPGYFILPTTGWNWSKLHYFNGVDIANACGTPIYSSAEGLVIKQNESGWNDGYGGFVEIEHPNGAITKYAHTQKNLVAVGDYVLQGDIIGRIGNTGNVHGPTGCHLHFEIHGARNPFAK